From the genome of Candidatus Desulfarcum epimagneticum, one region includes:
- the recB gene encoding RecBCD enzyme subunit RecB — translation MKTFNLAEVPLSGVNLIEAGAGTGKTYAIAGLFLRLIVEKKTPVNKILVVTFTQAATDELKRRMRSRLVEAGEAFLSGVSGDPFLEGLVKKTADGRDGLFLIRRALAEFDEAPVFTIHGFCRRMLSDSAFESGRLFDCELATGRGLHAEIAEDFWRRRVCASPPEFVVHLMSRKISGPDYYQGLLERVKAPDAEIVPDIEKPSLDSLGDYRKAMETLRREWPRRRKEVRKIFYDPSLKASVFGSLKPSRPGGFSNRDARVCRLMENMDRLAAPRGMGFPFFKGFESFTPGRLAELTKKKFAPPRHDIFDICGEIFDQGTKLTDEMDRLALFFDIRFMGFARREMERRKRRRNIQSFDDLLSGVRDALAKKENASFAAGIRDRYDAALIDEFQDTDFLQYDIFERLFAAPGKTLFMIGDPKQAIYGFRGADVFSYMKAAQDAPFRHTLLENWRSAPGLVEAVNAVFSGGLKKPFVLDGMDFVKARPAPRPDPGEGPFGAPLKLWLMRGTNDGGKSRPVAKAEAVRVIARAVARQALEIAASPKRPFGPGDMAVLTRTNRQARIVRDAFSSLGIPAILYDSGNIFESREAFEMNVFLAALADPFDRRLLASALATDMMGLRAGDMDAENLPGGRSRAGDMAGRMKTYRRIWKTGGFMRMFGAMMEKEKVRRRLLSYPDGERRLTNLLHLSEILHDASSGRGGEIRGLAGWLGKMRKGMGDDPEESRLRLESDRHAVSVVTIHKSKGLEYPVVFCPFCWEGVPAPGKPVLFHDPEKEGRLVCDFGSGDMKKSASVQQWEALAENARLLYVALTRAKSLCHLFWGRIRSAEKSALAYLLHCAGRLDETGDPGSLVQAVEKEFLRKTDGEILADLKALEKRSRGAIEVLELDGEGPGDFAPLPRPREQRLLFRPFSGKIDDSWKVSSFSSLAAGPDPEPFGDFLHGDFGDDGKWEPTPPRETEPLDDEARHGDIVHFPRGARSGLFFHELFECLDFRSRDMDQRQALVREKMEKYDVDPAWKTATLAMIKHTLEAPLSRFPDRPGGADFCLADVPLEDRITEMEFYFPMGLLDPGRLERVFSDAGPGVSPPAPALARMARKLSFSPCRGFMKGFIDLAFRRGGRWHIVDWKSNFLGTGPADYRPSRLLSAMEEHAYFLQYHIYTAALSRYLSLKEPGYDYDSGFGGVFYLFIRGIRPERDPEFGVFYDRPSRELMERLDRAFQETAS, via the coding sequence ATGAAAACATTCAACCTGGCCGAAGTTCCGCTGTCCGGGGTCAACCTCATCGAGGCCGGCGCCGGAACCGGGAAAACCTATGCCATCGCGGGCCTTTTTTTAAGGCTCATCGTGGAAAAAAAGACGCCCGTGAACAAAATTCTGGTCGTCACCTTCACCCAGGCCGCCACGGACGAGCTGAAGCGCAGAATGCGCTCAAGGCTTGTGGAGGCCGGCGAGGCTTTTTTGAGCGGCGTCTCCGGCGACCCCTTTCTGGAGGGCCTGGTGAAAAAAACGGCCGACGGCCGGGACGGGCTTTTTTTGATCCGGCGGGCGCTGGCCGAGTTTGACGAGGCGCCGGTGTTCACCATACACGGCTTTTGCCGCCGCATGCTGTCGGACAGCGCTTTTGAGTCCGGGCGTCTTTTCGACTGCGAGCTGGCGACGGGCCGGGGGCTTCACGCCGAGATCGCCGAGGATTTCTGGCGCCGGCGGGTTTGCGCCTCCCCGCCCGAGTTCGTTGTCCATCTCATGAGCCGGAAAATATCGGGGCCGGATTATTACCAGGGTCTTTTGGAGCGCGTCAAAGCCCCGGACGCCGAAATCGTCCCCGACATTGAAAAGCCTTCCCTGGACAGTCTGGGGGATTATCGAAAAGCCATGGAAACCCTTCGGCGGGAGTGGCCCCGGCGCAGGAAGGAGGTTCGAAAGATTTTTTACGATCCGTCTCTCAAGGCGTCGGTTTTCGGCTCCCTGAAGCCTTCAAGACCGGGCGGATTTTCAAATCGCGACGCCCGGGTTTGCCGTCTGATGGAGAATATGGACCGGCTCGCGGCGCCCCGGGGAATGGGTTTTCCTTTTTTCAAGGGGTTTGAATCGTTCACACCCGGGAGGCTGGCGGAATTAACGAAAAAAAAATTCGCGCCCCCGCGCCATGACATATTCGATATTTGCGGCGAAATTTTTGACCAGGGGACAAAGCTGACCGATGAAATGGACCGGCTCGCTCTTTTTTTCGACATCCGGTTCATGGGCTTTGCCCGAAGGGAAATGGAGCGGCGAAAGCGGCGAAGAAACATCCAGTCCTTTGACGATCTTTTGTCCGGGGTGAGGGACGCTTTGGCGAAAAAAGAAAACGCCTCTTTCGCGGCCGGCATCAGGGACCGCTACGACGCGGCGCTCATCGATGAGTTCCAGGACACGGATTTTTTGCAGTATGATATTTTTGAAAGGCTTTTCGCCGCGCCGGGCAAAACGCTTTTTATGATCGGCGACCCCAAGCAGGCCATATACGGCTTCAGGGGCGCCGATGTGTTTTCATACATGAAAGCGGCCCAAGACGCGCCGTTTCGTCACACGCTTCTGGAAAACTGGCGCTCGGCCCCCGGGCTGGTGGAGGCGGTGAACGCCGTTTTTTCCGGGGGGCTGAAAAAACCCTTTGTTCTGGACGGGATGGATTTTGTCAAGGCCCGCCCGGCCCCGCGACCGGACCCCGGGGAGGGTCCTTTCGGGGCGCCGCTGAAACTGTGGCTCATGCGCGGGACAAACGACGGGGGCAAAAGCCGCCCCGTGGCCAAGGCCGAGGCGGTCCGGGTCATCGCCCGGGCCGTGGCCCGGCAGGCCCTTGAGATCGCCGCCTCCCCAAAGCGCCCCTTCGGCCCCGGGGACATGGCGGTTCTCACGCGGACCAACCGGCAGGCCCGGATCGTCCGCGACGCGTTTTCCAGCCTGGGGATTCCCGCCATTCTGTATGACTCGGGCAATATCTTTGAGTCCCGGGAGGCGTTTGAAATGAACGTCTTTTTAGCGGCCCTGGCCGACCCCTTTGACCGCCGTCTTCTTGCGTCCGCCCTGGCCACGGACATGATGGGTCTCAGGGCCGGGGACATGGACGCGGAAAACCTTCCCGGGGGGCGGTCGCGCGCCGGGGACATGGCCGGGCGCATGAAAACATACCGCCGGATATGGAAAACAGGCGGGTTTATGAGAATGTTTGGCGCGATGATGGAAAAAGAAAAGGTCCGAAGGCGTCTTTTGTCGTATCCCGACGGGGAGCGGCGCCTGACCAACCTGCTTCATCTTTCCGAAATACTCCACGACGCCTCCTCGGGACGCGGGGGAGAGATCCGGGGGCTGGCCGGGTGGCTGGGGAAAATGAGAAAGGGCATGGGGGATGATCCGGAAGAGTCCCGTCTTCGCCTTGAAAGCGACCGCCATGCGGTGAGCGTGGTCACCATTCACAAGTCCAAGGGCCTGGAATACCCGGTGGTGTTCTGCCCGTTCTGCTGGGAGGGCGTCCCGGCGCCGGGAAAGCCGGTTTTGTTTCACGACCCGGAAAAAGAGGGGCGCCTGGTGTGCGATTTCGGCTCCGGGGACATGAAAAAAAGCGCCTCTGTTCAGCAATGGGAGGCGCTGGCTGAAAACGCGCGGCTTCTTTACGTGGCGCTGACCCGGGCCAAATCTTTATGCCATCTTTTCTGGGGGCGAATCCGGTCGGCCGAAAAATCGGCCCTGGCCTATCTGCTTCACTGCGCGGGCCGTCTGGATGAGACCGGCGATCCGGGAAGCCTGGTCCAGGCCGTTGAAAAGGAGTTTTTGCGAAAAACCGACGGGGAGATTCTCGCGGACTTGAAGGCCCTTGAAAAAAGATCCCGGGGGGCCATTGAGGTTTTGGAGCTGGATGGGGAGGGGCCGGGCGATTTTGCCCCGCTTCCCCGTCCCCGGGAACAGCGGCTTTTGTTCCGGCCTTTTTCAGGAAAAATTGACGATTCGTGGAAAGTCTCGAGCTTTTCCTCCCTGGCCGCAGGCCCCGATCCGGAGCCCTTTGGGGATTTCCTCCATGGTGATTTCGGCGACGATGGAAAATGGGAGCCGACGCCGCCCCGGGAAACAGAGCCGTTGGACGATGAGGCCCGGCATGGGGACATCGTCCACTTTCCCCGGGGCGCCCGGTCCGGGCTGTTTTTTCATGAACTGTTCGAATGCCTGGATTTCCGTTCCCGGGACATGGACCAAAGACAGGCGCTGGTCCGGGAGAAAATGGAAAAATACGATGTGGACCCGGCCTGGAAAACCGCGACGCTTGCGATGATTAAACACACGCTGGAGGCGCCGCTGTCCCGGTTCCCGGACCGGCCAGGGGGGGCGGATTTCTGTCTGGCCGATGTGCCCCTGGAGGATCGGATCACCGAGATGGAGTTTTATTTCCCCATGGGCCTTCTGGACCCCGGCCGCCTTGAGCGGGTGTTTTCAGACGCCGGTCCCGGCGTTTCGCCCCCGGCGCCGGCCCTTGCGCGAATGGCCCGAAAGCTGTCCTTTTCCCCCTGCCGGGGCTTTATGAAAGGCTTTATCGATCTGGCGTTCAGACGCGGGGGGCGCTGGCATATCGTGGACTGGAAATCCAATTTCCTGGGGACCGGGCCTGCGGACTACCGCCCATCCAGACTGCTTTCGGCCATGGAGGAGCACGCTTATTTTCTCCAGTATCATATTTACACGGCGGCCCTGAGCCGTTATCTTTCCCTGAAAGAGCCGGGGTATGACTATGACTCGGGATTCGGAGGTGTTTTTTACCTGTTTATCCGGGGAATACGGCCTGAGCGGGACCCGGAATTCGGGGTGTTTTACGACCGGCCTTCCAGGGAGTTGATGGAGAGGCTGGACAGGGCTTTTCAAGAGACGGCATCGTAA
- a CDS encoding conserved hypothetical protein (Evidence 4 : Unknown function but conserved in other organisms) — MTWKDNVLEKKMRKNMSRYDYPPEEDFSDDFREEPNGYNLRKSWSPIVLAVAGLAAFAIVAGFFFLKQKQTAPKEPPAAFMPVPQPPRTEAVAERLSRIEKNLKSLQDITAGLDQLAAFQKQLDALSAQISGLDKAMSRRTDQISQKLNALKTRRPPAPKQARAPEKKAAPKAPAVKPKAKKAPVKKKSHPKARYHTVRAGETLFAISRKYGVPVPTLRKYNNLTQTTRIYSGTKLLIAPGR; from the coding sequence ATGACATGGAAAGACAATGTGCTTGAAAAAAAAATGAGGAAAAACATGTCCCGATACGATTACCCCCCGGAGGAAGATTTCTCAGACGACTTCAGAGAAGAGCCCAACGGCTACAATCTCAGGAAAAGCTGGTCCCCCATTGTCCTGGCCGTCGCCGGTCTGGCCGCCTTTGCCATCGTGGCCGGCTTTTTTTTCCTTAAACAAAAACAAACCGCCCCCAAAGAGCCCCCGGCCGCCTTCATGCCCGTTCCCCAGCCCCCCCGGACAGAGGCCGTCGCGGAGAGGCTTTCGCGGATCGAAAAAAATCTCAAAAGCCTTCAGGACATCACCGCCGGCCTGGATCAGCTGGCGGCTTTCCAAAAACAGCTTGACGCGCTCTCCGCCCAGATATCCGGTCTCGACAAGGCCATGTCCCGGCGAACGGATCAAATCAGCCAAAAACTAAACGCGCTCAAAACCCGCCGTCCCCCCGCGCCTAAACAGGCCCGGGCGCCTGAAAAAAAAGCGGCCCCCAAAGCCCCGGCGGTCAAACCAAAGGCAAAAAAGGCCCCGGTGAAAAAGAAATCCCATCCCAAGGCCCGTTATCACACCGTCCGGGCCGGTGAGACTCTGTTTGCCATCAGCCGGAAATACGGCGTCCCGGTGCCCACGCTCCGCAAATACAACAACCTGACTCAAACCACCCGGATTTACTCCGGCACCAAACTTTTAATCGCCCCGGGAAGGTAG